In Croceicoccus sp. Ery15, a genomic segment contains:
- a CDS encoding pitrilysin family protein — MRLNTRLLIAASALSIMAAPAAALANQTAPAAEVAPAPLSELIAGVDIPYESFKLENGLTVLVHEDRKTPVVAVSVWYAVGSKNEPKGKTGFAHLFEHLMFNGSENAPGDFFEPLQQVGATDFNGTTWFDRTNYFETVPTGALDRALFLESDRMGHLLGAVTQANLDNQIGVVQNEKRQGDNQPYGMVDYEQLETLYPSGHPYHHSTIGSMDDLSGATLDDVKGWFTSHYGPNNAVLVLAGDIDLATAKQKVNKWFGAIPAGPAIEPVDAPVPTLDAPVTKVIYDQVATPRIYRYWAIPGLNDKDAVPLEMAGRVLGGLASSRLDNELVRGKQLAVAVVASAYSFEQAGQFEVYADLKPGVELADLEAALDAEIAKMIAEGPSADELQRAATQYAAAEIRGLDTLGGFNGKAPTLAQGLLYSDDPEFYKKRLARIASVTPAEVQGAAARWLNRPVFKLTVMPGTRKEGGENRGGYVIAGDAPSNAPQYFWNPDSIAGPVSAAPVVAAPKADPDRSSLPAMGDLAPLDFPNIQRAVLDNGMQIYLARREGVPMVTARLSFDAGAAADPKNALGTQSLMLQAMDAGTTSLDATELAIAQERLGASIDGSANRDNTSFTLSALEPNLGPSFALLADYVRNPAFDGDELERVRSQQLNRINAENTQPLSLAQKVLTPAIFGAAHPYGSPPSGLGEASVVSGLTTQNLREFHATWLRPDTARLYVVGDTTMEEVVELANQAFGNWARPGTPAPAKSFDVAIPAAKPRVILIDRPASPQSLILAGKVIDKKGTDDLVTLDAANSVLGGSFLSRLNSDLRETKGWSYGVRSMLMAPEENVAFAVYAPVQADRTGDSIAALRDGMNKFLTTDGVTKDELVRTVNGEVRGLPGTFETSGDVLGGLVNIVELDRPDNYYELLPGKYEALTPAVLDQVAREQKLDAGLVWVVVGDAESVRPQLDQLGLPVEVAKPAGTGE, encoded by the coding sequence ATGCGTTTAAACACTCGGCTGCTGATCGCAGCATCGGCCCTTTCGATCATGGCCGCGCCTGCCGCCGCTCTCGCCAATCAGACCGCGCCCGCCGCCGAAGTCGCGCCCGCCCCGCTGTCCGAACTGATCGCGGGCGTCGACATTCCTTATGAATCGTTCAAGCTGGAAAACGGGCTGACCGTGCTGGTTCACGAAGACCGCAAGACCCCCGTGGTCGCCGTCTCGGTCTGGTATGCGGTCGGCTCCAAGAACGAGCCCAAGGGCAAGACCGGCTTTGCCCATCTGTTCGAACATCTGATGTTCAACGGATCGGAAAATGCACCGGGCGACTTCTTCGAACCGCTGCAGCAGGTCGGCGCGACCGATTTCAATGGCACCACATGGTTCGACCGCACCAATTACTTCGAAACCGTGCCAACCGGCGCGCTCGACCGTGCGCTGTTCCTTGAATCCGACCGCATGGGCCATTTGCTGGGCGCGGTGACGCAGGCCAATCTGGATAACCAGATCGGCGTTGTGCAGAACGAAAAGCGGCAGGGCGACAACCAGCCCTATGGCATGGTCGATTATGAACAGCTCGAAACGCTGTATCCGTCGGGCCACCCCTATCACCATTCCACCATCGGTTCGATGGACGATCTTTCGGGCGCGACGCTGGACGATGTGAAGGGCTGGTTCACCAGCCATTACGGCCCCAATAACGCCGTGCTGGTGCTGGCGGGCGATATCGACCTCGCCACGGCCAAGCAGAAAGTGAACAAATGGTTCGGCGCGATCCCCGCCGGCCCCGCAATCGAACCGGTGGACGCCCCCGTTCCCACGCTGGACGCGCCCGTGACCAAGGTGATTTACGATCAGGTCGCTACCCCGCGCATCTATCGTTACTGGGCGATCCCCGGTCTGAACGACAAGGATGCGGTGCCGCTGGAAATGGCGGGCCGCGTGCTGGGCGGACTGGCCTCCTCGCGCCTCGACAACGAACTCGTCCGCGGAAAGCAATTGGCCGTGGCAGTCGTCGCCAGCGCCTACAGCTTTGAACAGGCTGGCCAGTTCGAGGTTTATGCCGATCTGAAACCGGGTGTGGAACTGGCCGATCTGGAAGCCGCGCTTGACGCCGAAATCGCCAAGATGATCGCCGAAGGGCCCAGTGCCGACGAATTGCAGCGGGCCGCAACGCAATATGCCGCGGCCGAAATCCGCGGGCTCGACACGCTGGGCGGCTTCAATGGCAAGGCGCCGACGCTGGCACAGGGCCTGCTCTATTCCGACGATCCGGAATTCTACAAGAAGCGGCTCGCCCGCATCGCATCGGTCACCCCTGCCGAAGTGCAGGGCGCGGCCGCCCGCTGGCTGAACCGTCCGGTGTTCAAGCTGACCGTGATGCCCGGCACCCGCAAGGAAGGCGGCGAGAATCGCGGCGGCTATGTGATCGCGGGTGATGCGCCATCCAACGCCCCGCAATATTTCTGGAACCCCGACAGCATTGCCGGCCCCGTTTCGGCAGCTCCCGTGGTGGCCGCACCAAAGGCCGATCCAGACCGCTCCTCGCTGCCCGCAATGGGCGATCTGGCTCCGCTCGATTTCCCGAACATCCAGCGCGCCGTGCTGGATAACGGCATGCAGATCTATCTCGCCCGCCGTGAAGGTGTGCCGATGGTGACCGCGCGGCTCAGCTTCGATGCCGGTGCCGCCGCCGATCCCAAGAACGCGCTAGGCACCCAGTCGCTGATGCTGCAGGCAATGGACGCGGGCACCACCAGCCTTGACGCGACCGAGCTGGCGATTGCGCAGGAACGCCTTGGCGCATCGATCGACGGTAGCGCCAACCGCGACAATACCAGCTTCACCCTGTCGGCGCTGGAGCCGAACCTCGGCCCCAGCTTCGCCCTGCTGGCTGACTATGTGCGAAATCCCGCCTTTGACGGTGACGAGCTGGAGCGCGTGCGCAGCCAGCAGCTGAACCGCATCAATGCGGAGAACACCCAACCGCTGTCATTGGCGCAAAAGGTTCTGACGCCTGCCATTTTCGGTGCGGCCCACCCCTATGGATCGCCCCCGAGCGGCCTGGGCGAAGCAAGCGTCGTTTCCGGCCTGACCACGCAAAACCTGCGCGAATTCCACGCCACCTGGCTGCGACCCGATACGGCGCGGCTGTATGTCGTGGGCGATACGACGATGGAAGAAGTTGTCGAGCTTGCCAATCAGGCATTCGGCAACTGGGCGCGCCCCGGCACGCCCGCACCCGCCAAGAGCTTTGACGTCGCCATCCCCGCCGCAAAGCCGCGCGTCATACTGATTGACCGTCCGGCATCGCCACAATCGCTGATCCTTGCGGGCAAGGTGATCGACAAAAAGGGCACCGACGATCTGGTCACGCTGGATGCGGCAAACAGCGTGCTGGGCGGCAGCTTCCTCTCGCGCCTGAATTCGGACCTGCGCGAAACCAAGGGCTGGTCCTATGGCGTAAGAAGCATGCTGATGGCGCCCGAAGAGAACGTGGCTTTCGCCGTCTATGCACCGGTTCAGGCCGACCGCACCGGCGATTCGATCGCCGCCCTGCGCGATGGCATGAACAAGTTCCTGACCACCGACGGCGTGACGAAGGACGAGCTGGTCCGCACCGTCAATGGCGAGGTGCGCGGCCTTCCCGGCACGTTCGAAACCAGCGGCGATGTGTTGGGCGGCCTTGTAAATATTGTCGAACTGGATCGGCCCGACAATTACTACGAACTGCTTCCCGGCAAGTACGAAGCGCTGACCCCCGCGGTGCTGGATCAGGTCGCACGCGAACAGAAGCTGGACGCCGGGCTGGTCTGGGTCGTCGTGGGCGATGCAGAGAGCGTGCGTCCACAACTCGACCAGCTGGGCCTGCCGGTCGAAGTCGCGAAGCCCGCGGGCACGGGGGAGTAA
- the gatB gene encoding Asp-tRNA(Asn)/Glu-tRNA(Gln) amidotransferase subunit GatB — translation MSEYRIHGATGEWEVVIGLEVHAQVTSQAKLFSSAATAFGAEPNTQVSLIDAAMPGMLPVPNRECIRQAVRTGMAIDAQINKWSRFDRKNYFYADLPQGYQISQLYHPLVGEGHLDIALDDKNPESTKRIGIERIHVEQDAGKLMHDQHPTMSYVDLNRSGVALMEIVSKPDMRSPAEAGAYVRKLRSILRYVGSCDGNMEEGSMRADVNVSVRKAGEEFGTRTETKNVNSVRFVMQVIEYEANRQVDVLESGGTVDQETRLFDPDTGTTRTMRSKEDAHDYRYFPDPDLLPLELDDAFLHDCRESLPELPDAKRHRYENELGLSAYNAGQLTADVDVYQRFEDVLGATADKTGKPEKDVATQVANWVLSVAPGVKNATEGADDAHDTTAANAAILALAAANTVSGGQAKEIYEIVLKTGREPDEIAETEGLKQNSDTGAIEAVIDEVLSANADKVAEYRGGKDKLFGFFVGQTMKAMKGKGNPQVVNEVLKAKLDG, via the coding sequence ATGAGCGAGTATAGAATCCACGGCGCAACCGGCGAGTGGGAGGTCGTGATCGGCCTTGAAGTTCATGCGCAGGTCACTTCGCAGGCGAAGCTGTTCTCATCGGCTGCCACCGCCTTCGGGGCCGAACCCAATACGCAGGTTTCGCTGATCGATGCCGCGATGCCCGGCATGCTGCCCGTGCCCAACCGCGAATGCATCCGGCAGGCGGTGCGCACCGGCATGGCGATCGACGCGCAGATCAACAAGTGGAGCCGGTTCGACCGCAAGAACTATTTCTATGCCGATCTGCCGCAGGGCTACCAGATCAGCCAGCTCTATCACCCGCTGGTGGGCGAGGGGCATCTGGATATTGCGCTGGACGACAAGAACCCCGAAAGCACCAAGCGTATCGGGATCGAGCGGATCCATGTCGAGCAGGACGCGGGCAAGCTGATGCACGATCAGCACCCGACCATGTCCTATGTCGATTTGAACCGCAGCGGCGTCGCGCTGATGGAGATCGTGTCGAAGCCCGATATGCGTTCGCCCGCAGAGGCCGGTGCCTATGTGCGCAAGCTGCGGTCGATCCTGCGCTATGTCGGTTCGTGCGACGGGAATATGGAAGAAGGCTCGATGCGGGCCGACGTCAATGTTTCGGTACGGAAGGCGGGCGAGGAATTCGGCACGCGGACCGAGACCAAGAACGTCAATTCCGTGCGCTTCGTGATGCAGGTCATCGAATATGAAGCGAACCGTCAGGTCGATGTGCTGGAATCGGGCGGCACGGTGGATCAGGAAACCCGCCTGTTCGACCCCGATACCGGAACGACACGGACCATGCGGTCAAAAGAGGACGCGCATGACTATCGCTATTTCCCCGATCCCGACCTGCTGCCGCTGGAGCTGGACGATGCGTTCCTGCACGACTGCCGCGAAAGCCTGCCCGAACTGCCCGATGCCAAGCGGCACCGGTATGAGAACGAGCTGGGGCTGAGCGCCTATAACGCCGGCCAGCTCACCGCGGATGTCGATGTGTACCAGCGGTTCGAGGATGTGCTGGGCGCGACGGCGGACAAGACCGGCAAGCCCGAAAAGGATGTCGCGACGCAGGTCGCGAACTGGGTGCTTTCGGTCGCGCCGGGCGTCAAGAACGCTACCGAAGGCGCGGACGATGCGCATGATACGACGGCGGCCAATGCGGCGATCCTTGCGCTGGCGGCGGCCAATACCGTGTCGGGCGGGCAGGCAAAGGAGATCTATGAGATCGTCCTGAAGACCGGCCGCGAACCCGATGAAATCGCCGAGACCGAAGGGCTGAAGCAGAACAGCGACACCGGCGCGATCGAAGCGGTGATCGACGAGGTGCTGTCCGCAAACGCGGACAAGGTTGCCGAATATCGCGGCGGCAAGGACAAGCTGTTCGGCTTTTTCGTTGGCCAGACGATGAAGGCGATGAAGGGCAAGGGCAATCCGCAGGTCGTGAACGAGGTGTTGAAGGCGAAGCTGGACGGCTGA
- the gatA gene encoding Asp-tRNA(Asn)/Glu-tRNA(Gln) amidotransferase subunit GatA, with amino-acid sequence MPDTNNSALTELGVAAIRDGVAGGDFTAVEVAEAFNANVAAASDLNAFIVATPDAAVEAAKAVDAKRAKGEALGKMGGVPIGMKDLFATHGVQTTAASHILEGFKPQYESTVSQKLWDAGAGMLGKLNLDQFAMGSSNETSYFGNVISPWRGKDGGNAALAPGGSSGGSSAAVAARLAPAATGTDTGGSIRQPAAFTGITGIKPTYGRCSRWGVVAFASSLDQAGPMARDTRDCAIMLEAMAGFDPKDATSLNMPVPEWEAGLNPDMKGKKIGIPREYRMDGMDEDVAKSWGDGIAWMKDAGAEIVDISLPHTKYALPAYYIIAPAEASSNLARYDGVRYGLRDLPDGAGLQDMYAATRADGFGPEVKRRIMIGTYVLSAGFYDAYYNQAQKIRTLIAQDFAKAFEQCDVILAPTCPTAAFALGDKTSDPLAMYLNDVFAVPASLAGLPAMSVPAGLNREGLPLGLQIIGKAFDEQGVLNAGLAIEKAAGFVATPEKWWK; translated from the coding sequence ATGCCAGATACCAACAATAGCGCTCTGACGGAGCTGGGCGTCGCGGCGATCCGCGACGGCGTTGCGGGCGGCGATTTCACCGCTGTCGAGGTGGCGGAGGCGTTCAACGCCAATGTCGCGGCGGCAAGCGACCTCAACGCCTTTATCGTGGCGACCCCCGATGCGGCGGTCGAGGCGGCGAAAGCGGTGGACGCGAAGCGCGCCAAGGGAGAGGCGCTGGGCAAGATGGGCGGCGTGCCGATCGGCATGAAGGATCTGTTTGCCACGCATGGCGTGCAGACCACGGCGGCCAGCCACATCCTCGAAGGGTTCAAGCCGCAATACGAATCGACCGTTTCGCAGAAATTGTGGGACGCGGGTGCGGGCATGCTGGGCAAGCTGAACCTTGACCAGTTCGCCATGGGTTCGTCGAACGAGACGAGCTATTTCGGCAATGTGATCAGCCCGTGGCGGGGGAAAGACGGCGGAAACGCGGCTCTGGCCCCCGGTGGTTCGTCGGGCGGTTCGTCTGCGGCGGTTGCGGCGCGGCTTGCACCGGCTGCGACCGGCACCGATACGGGCGGATCGATCCGCCAGCCTGCGGCTTTCACCGGTATCACCGGCATCAAGCCGACCTATGGCCGCTGCTCTCGCTGGGGCGTGGTGGCGTTTGCGTCCTCGCTCGATCAGGCGGGGCCGATGGCGCGCGATACGCGCGACTGTGCGATCATGCTTGAGGCAATGGCGGGCTTCGACCCGAAGGACGCGACCAGCCTGAACATGCCGGTCCCCGAATGGGAAGCGGGCCTGAACCCCGACATGAAGGGCAAGAAAATCGGCATCCCGCGCGAATATCGCATGGACGGGATGGACGAGGATGTCGCCAAAAGCTGGGGCGACGGCATTGCGTGGATGAAGGACGCGGGGGCCGAGATCGTCGATATCAGCCTGCCGCACACCAAATACGCGCTGCCAGCCTATTACATCATTGCCCCGGCAGAGGCTTCGTCGAACCTCGCCCGTTATGACGGCGTGCGTTACGGATTGCGCGACCTGCCCGACGGTGCAGGCTTGCAGGACATGTATGCCGCCACCCGCGCCGACGGTTTCGGGCCCGAGGTAAAGCGCCGCATCATGATCGGCACCTATGTGCTGAGCGCCGGTTTCTATGACGCCTATTACAATCAGGCGCAGAAGATCCGCACTTTGATCGCGCAGGATTTTGCCAAGGCGTTCGAACAGTGCGACGTGATCCTAGCCCCGACGTGCCCCACCGCAGCCTTCGCGCTGGGTGACAAGACGAGCGATCCGCTGGCGATGTATCTGAACGACGTGTTTGCCGTCCCCGCCTCGCTGGCAGGGCTTCCGGCGATGAGCGTTCCGGCGGGGCTTAACCGCGAAGGTCTGCCGCTGGGCCTGCAGATCATCGGCAAGGCTTTCGACGAGCAGGGCGTGCTGAATGCGGGGCTTGCGATCGAGAAGGCGGCGGGCTTCGTGGCGACGCCCGAGAAGTGGTGGAAGTGA
- the gatC gene encoding Asp-tRNA(Asn)/Glu-tRNA(Gln) amidotransferase subunit GatC, producing MSVDKATVEKIASLARIALRDGEAEAFVPELNQILDWVEQLGEVDVTGVEPMTAVIPNTLRLRDDVVDADPLTGGNRRDAVLANAPAAEHGFFGVPKVIE from the coding sequence ATGTCTGTCGATAAAGCAACGGTCGAAAAGATCGCCTCGCTGGCTCGCATCGCGCTGCGCGATGGCGAGGCAGAGGCCTTCGTTCCCGAACTCAACCAGATCCTCGACTGGGTCGAACAGCTTGGCGAGGTCGATGTGACCGGCGTCGAGCCGATGACCGCGGTGATCCCCAACACGCTGCGCCTGCGCGACGACGTGGTCGATGCCGACCCGTTGACGGGCGGGAATCGCCGTGACGCGGTGCTGGCCAATGCGCCCGCTGCCGAGCACGGATTTTTCGGCGTGCCCAAGGTGATCGAATAA
- a CDS encoding FKBP-type peptidyl-prolyl cis-trans isomerase encodes MAEITRVPLQPIGKGILSKLWIGIVIALLLAAGAAWATRYQGLEVTTLSAGTGGSPTMDDIVNVNYEGRLADGTVFDSADGAVFPVSGVVPGFGTALQQMQRGGRYEVFIPSDQAYGAQGAGDRIPPNADLTFTVELIDFRSEAELRAIQQQMQQMGLGGMGGPAGAPPAGE; translated from the coding sequence ATGGCCGAAATCACCCGCGTCCCGCTGCAGCCGATTGGCAAGGGTATCCTCTCCAAGCTTTGGATCGGCATCGTGATCGCGCTGCTGCTGGCTGCCGGCGCCGCATGGGCGACCCGCTATCAGGGGCTGGAAGTCACCACATTGTCTGCCGGGACCGGCGGTTCGCCCACAATGGATGACATTGTGAACGTCAATTACGAAGGCAGGCTGGCCGACGGAACGGTTTTCGATTCGGCCGATGGTGCGGTCTTCCCCGTTTCGGGCGTGGTGCCGGGCTTTGGCACGGCGCTTCAGCAGATGCAGCGCGGCGGCCGGTACGAAGTGTTCATTCCCTCCGATCAGGCCTATGGCGCGCAGGGTGCGGGCGATCGCATTCCTCCCAATGCCGACCTGACTTTCACGGTCGAACTGATCGATTTCCGTTCGGAGGCCGAACTGCGCGCGATCCAGCAGCAGATGCAGCAGATGGGTCTGGGCGGCATGGGCGGGCCCGCTGGCGCCCCTCCCGCCGGGGAATAA
- the rpsU gene encoding 30S ribosomal protein S21 produces the protein MQIIVRDNNVDQALRALKKKLQREGVYREMKLRRHFEKPSEKRAREKAAAVRRARKLERKRMERDGVR, from the coding sequence ATGCAAATCATCGTTCGCGATAACAATGTCGACCAGGCTCTCCGCGCGCTTAAGAAGAAGCTGCAGCGCGAGGGCGTTTATCGCGAAATGAAGCTGCGTCGTCACTTCGAAAAGCCCAGCGAAAAGCGCGCCCGCGAAAAGGCCGCTGCCGTCCGCCGCGCCCGCAAGCTGGAGCGCAAGCGGATGGAACGCGACGGCGTTCGTTAA
- the crcB gene encoding fluoride efflux transporter CrcB: MATPLSSLSASLLVALGGGTGAVLRFHLGRLIAHLAPAQAMAFPWATLAANALGSAAMGMLVAWLARHDSGAGILGGGVIGPPENWRLLIGVGLLGGFTTFSSFSMETVLLWQRGEAGLALAYIAASLVLGIAGLIAGITFVRGTL; encoded by the coding sequence ATGGCAACGCCGCTTTCATCGCTGTCCGCATCCCTGCTTGTCGCGCTTGGCGGCGGGACAGGGGCCGTGCTGCGCTTTCATCTGGGGCGGCTGATCGCCCATCTCGCGCCCGCGCAGGCCATGGCCTTTCCATGGGCGACGCTGGCCGCCAATGCGCTGGGCAGCGCCGCGATGGGCATGCTGGTCGCGTGGCTGGCCCGCCACGACTCGGGCGCCGGTATATTGGGTGGCGGCGTGATCGGGCCCCCCGAAAACTGGCGCCTGCTGATCGGCGTGGGCCTTTTGGGCGGATTCACCACTTTCTCCAGCTTTTCGATGGAAACGGTGCTGCTGTGGCAACGGGGAGAGGCAGGGCTGGCACTGGCCTATATCGCTGCATCGCTGGTGCTGGGCATCGCAGGCCTGATCGCGGGCATCACTTTTGTAAGAGGCACGCTGTAA
- a CDS encoding RluA family pseudouridine synthase, with protein MADGPLAPEDTIRRFTVGHDDDGARLDRWFKRHLPQIGFNTISRWARTGQIRVDGKRARPEDRISAGQEIRVPPGGESASGGAPKRQRIQLTEDELAEADAMVLHRDRAAIVLNKPPGLATQGGTGTKHHVDRLLEAFVPEEDSKVPRPRLVHRLDKDTSGVLLTAATPGSAAFFSKRFSGRSAKKIYWALVTGVPDIAAGTIDLALAKQPGTGGEKMMPDEEGQPARTKYRVVDRAGNKAAWVELEPLTGRTHQLRVHMAAIGHPIVGDGKYGGQAAFLTGSISRKMHLHARRLIIDHPDGVPLDVTAPLPDHFAASMEQLGFDKTVSDALPEEGPPPPTREEKKIAARRHAKDMRKERRGERRQRTAGAPKTGKPTTKRSAAPKKGGVKKGKGSPVSKKPAGKPRGK; from the coding sequence ATGGCCGATGGACCTTTGGCTCCCGAAGATACGATCCGCCGCTTTACCGTCGGCCATGACGACGATGGCGCGCGTCTGGACCGCTGGTTCAAACGGCATCTGCCGCAAATCGGGTTTAACACCATCTCGCGATGGGCGCGCACCGGCCAGATCCGCGTCGACGGCAAACGTGCCCGCCCAGAGGATCGCATCAGCGCGGGTCAGGAAATCCGCGTCCCCCCCGGCGGCGAAAGCGCCAGTGGCGGCGCACCGAAACGTCAGCGCATCCAACTGACCGAGGATGAGCTGGCCGAAGCGGACGCCATGGTGCTGCACCGCGACCGCGCGGCCATCGTGCTGAACAAGCCGCCAGGCCTTGCCACGCAAGGCGGCACCGGCACCAAGCATCATGTCGACCGGCTGCTCGAAGCCTTCGTGCCCGAAGAGGATTCGAAAGTGCCCCGCCCCCGCCTCGTCCACCGGCTGGACAAGGATACCAGCGGCGTGCTGCTGACGGCGGCAACTCCGGGCAGCGCGGCGTTTTTCTCGAAACGCTTTTCGGGCCGAAGCGCCAAGAAGATCTATTGGGCGCTGGTAACGGGCGTGCCCGATATCGCGGCCGGCACGATCGATCTGGCGCTGGCGAAACAGCCCGGCACCGGCGGCGAAAAAATGATGCCCGACGAGGAGGGACAGCCCGCGCGCACCAAATATCGCGTGGTCGACCGCGCCGGGAACAAGGCCGCCTGGGTAGAGCTGGAACCGCTGACGGGCCGCACGCACCAGCTGCGCGTGCATATGGCTGCGATCGGCCATCCCATCGTGGGCGACGGCAAATATGGCGGTCAGGCCGCGTTCCTGACGGGCAGCATCAGCCGCAAGATGCACCTTCATGCGCGCCGCCTGATCATCGATCACCCGGATGGCGTGCCGCTGGATGTCACCGCGCCGCTGCCCGATCACTTCGCCGCCAGCATGGAACAGCTGGGTTTCGACAAGACGGTGAGCGACGCCCTGCCCGAAGAAGGCCCGCCCCCGCCCACGCGCGAAGAAAAGAAGATCGCAGCGCGCCGCCATGCCAAGGATATGCGCAAGGAACGGCGCGGAGAGCGCCGCCAGCGAACCGCCGGCGCGCCGAAAACGGGCAAGCCGACCACCAAGCGCTCTGCCGCGCCCAAAAAGGGCGGCGTGAAAAAGGGCAAGGGGAGCCCCGTTTCCAAAAAGCCCGCCGGAAAGCCGCGCGGTAAATGA
- a CDS encoding HAD-IA family hydrolase: MTRVAIFDCDGTLVDGQANVCEAMEEAFAACSLAAPPRTLIRRAVGLSLPQAMALMLPGSTAEQQELLAESYRIAFREHRRLGRINEPLFDGIAPLLNRLHANGWQLAVATGKSRRGLQHCLETHGIAHLFGSLQTADDHPSKPDPAMIAAVLWETDLEPANAVMIGDTSFDMAMAGAAGVRAIGVDWGYHHAEELLATGAEAVAETVEELGLMLEDADG; this comes from the coding sequence ATGACCCGCGTTGCCATCTTCGATTGCGATGGCACTCTGGTCGACGGGCAGGCCAATGTGTGCGAGGCGATGGAGGAAGCCTTTGCCGCATGTTCGCTGGCTGCCCCGCCTCGCACGCTGATCCGCCGCGCGGTCGGCCTTTCGCTGCCGCAGGCGATGGCGCTGATGCTGCCCGGCAGCACGGCCGAACAACAGGAACTGCTGGCCGAAAGCTATCGCATCGCGTTTCGCGAACACCGCCGCCTTGGCCGTATTAACGAGCCTTTGTTCGACGGGATCGCCCCGCTGCTGAACCGTCTGCATGCCAATGGCTGGCAACTGGCCGTCGCCACCGGCAAATCGCGGCGCGGCCTGCAGCATTGTCTGGAAACGCATGGCATCGCCCATCTTTTCGGCAGTTTGCAGACCGCAGACGACCATCCGTCGAAACCCGATCCCGCGATGATCGCCGCCGTGCTGTGGGAAACCGATCTGGAACCGGCGAATGCGGTGATGATCGGCGACACCAGTTTCGACATGGCCATGGCGGGCGCGGCAGGCGTGCGCGCCATCGGGGTCGACTGGGGCTATCACCATGCCGAGGAATTGCTGGCAACCGGCGCAGAGGCGGTTGCCGAAACGGTGGAGGAACTGGGGCTGATGCTGGAAGACGCAGATGGCTGA
- a CDS encoding ATP12 family chaperone protein → MKRFYREVTVQPQGDGWQVALDGRGMKTQGGAPQIVPTRAMADALAAEWAAQGDEIDPKSLPLRDMADYAIDRVTPDPAAAIAAIMPFAETDTLCYRADDGDALRERQEEAWEPLVAAAERRLGIEFSRVAGISYTPHPPATRARLVEELEEMDPFTLAAVQNLSSLAASLIAALESLRDEQDAETLFATANLEEDWQAQQWGWEHEALARRDARARGFALACQFALLARD, encoded by the coding sequence ATGAAACGTTTTTACCGCGAAGTGACGGTCCAGCCACAGGGCGATGGCTGGCAAGTCGCGCTGGACGGGCGTGGCATGAAGACACAGGGCGGCGCACCGCAGATCGTGCCTACCCGCGCCATGGCCGATGCGCTGGCAGCCGAATGGGCCGCGCAAGGGGACGAAATCGATCCCAAAAGCTTGCCGCTGCGCGATATGGCCGATTACGCGATCGACCGCGTCACCCCCGACCCTGCCGCCGCGATTGCCGCCATCATGCCTTTCGCCGAAACCGACACGCTGTGCTATCGCGCGGACGACGGCGATGCACTGCGCGAGCGGCAGGAAGAAGCGTGGGAACCGCTGGTCGCCGCCGCCGAAAGGCGCTTGGGCATCGAATTCTCCCGCGTTGCGGGCATCAGCTATACGCCGCATCCCCCCGCCACCCGCGCGCGTCTGGTGGAAGAGCTGGAGGAGATGGACCCGTTTACGCTGGCTGCGGTGCAGAACCTGTCCAGCCTTGCCGCATCGCTGATCGCCGCGCTGGAATCGCTGCGCGACGAGCAGGACGCCGAAACGCTGTTCGCCACCGCCAATCTGGAAGAGGACTGGCAGGCGCAGCAATGGGGTTGGGAGCATGAGGCGCTGGCCCGCCGCGACGCGCGCGCGCGCGGTTTCGCGCTGGCATGTCAATTCGCGTTACTGGCGCGGGACTGA
- a CDS encoding ABC-type transport auxiliary lipoprotein family protein: MKMRFLSLAPLCAGALLLSSCVSIGSGAEPPEQLITLTPAAKAPAGSAREGTIDSAIFVFEPEVEDRLDVKRVPVQIDASSLAYLQNAFYVDRPARLFQSLLAETLRVTSGRLVIQGTDPGLPRRTRLYGKLVEMGYDAQAMSVTVTFDAVRVDPEGKINAQRFSSTVPGISADAAYVAPALNNAANEVAGSVAEWMNGFS; this comes from the coding sequence ATGAAGATGCGTTTCCTGTCCCTCGCGCCGCTTTGCGCCGGTGCCTTGCTGCTGTCTTCCTGCGTCAGCATCGGATCGGGCGCGGAACCGCCCGAACAGCTGATTACGCTGACCCCTGCCGCCAAGGCACCTGCCGGTTCGGCCCGCGAAGGCACGATCGACAGCGCGATTTTCGTGTTCGAGCCCGAGGTAGAGGACCGGCTGGACGTCAAGCGCGTGCCGGTGCAGATCGATGCGTCCAGCCTCGCCTATTTGCAGAATGCCTTTTACGTCGACCGTCCGGCGCGGCTGTTCCAGTCCTTGCTGGCCGAAACCTTGCGGGTCACCAGCGGGCGCTTGGTGATACAAGGCACCGATCCCGGCCTGCCGCGCCGCACGCGCCTGTATGGCAAGCTGGTCGAGATGGGATATGACGCGCAGGCCATGTCGGTCACCGTCACCTTCGATGCGGTGCGGGTCGATCCCGAAGGCAAGATCAATGCGCAGCGCTTTTCCTCGACCGTTCCGGGCATTTCGGCGGATGCGGCCTATGTCGCACCCGCGCTCAACAATGCCGCGAACGAGGTGGCCGGTTCGGTCGCCGAATGGATGAACGGCTTTAGCTGA